A window from Thermodesulfobacteriota bacterium encodes these proteins:
- a CDS encoding molybdopterin-dependent oxidoreductase gives MDHGLTRRGFIRSAGAVTALAASGKFPADLFAAEDRRLVRFPEKTDLILLTSRPPQLETPERYFKELLTPNEALFVRWHLSGIPTEVDLAAWRLAVGGNTGRTLALSMDDLRTRFDRVEFAAVIQCSGNGRSFFDPRVPGGQWGNGAMGNTAWAGARLKDILEAAGVKPDSREVAFNGMDNPPAPKVPDFVKSVPMDVALRDDTIVAYEMNGKPLTMLNGFPVRLVVPGWFATYWVKALSEITVLSTEFGGFWMKPAYRIPDDPCACVAPGGKPARTVPIARMNTRSLILSPEAGDTLRRTRAVEI, from the coding sequence CGGCCTCCGGAAAATTCCCGGCCGACCTGTTCGCCGCCGAGGATCGCCGGTTGGTCCGCTTCCCGGAAAAGACCGACCTGATCCTGCTGACCTCCCGGCCGCCCCAGCTTGAAACCCCGGAGCGCTATTTCAAGGAACTTCTGACGCCGAACGAGGCGCTCTTCGTCCGCTGGCACCTCTCCGGCATCCCCACCGAGGTCGATCTCGCCGCCTGGCGCCTCGCCGTCGGCGGGAACACCGGCAGGACGCTCGCGCTCTCCATGGACGACCTGCGGACCCGTTTCGACCGGGTGGAGTTCGCCGCCGTCATCCAGTGCTCCGGCAACGGCAGGAGCTTCTTCGACCCGAGGGTTCCCGGGGGACAGTGGGGAAACGGGGCGATGGGGAACACCGCCTGGGCGGGCGCGCGTCTCAAGGACATCCTGGAGGCGGCCGGCGTCAAGCCGGATTCCCGCGAAGTGGCGTTCAACGGTATGGACAATCCCCCGGCGCCGAAAGTCCCCGACTTCGTGAAGTCGGTGCCCATGGACGTCGCCCTGCGGGACGACACGATCGTCGCCTACGAGATGAACGGCAAGCCGCTGACGATGCTGAACGGCTTTCCGGTTCGGCTGGTCGTCCCCGGCTGGTTCGCGACCTACTGGGTCAAGGCGCTCAGCGAAATCACCGTGCTCTCCACGGAATTCGGCGGCTTCTGGATGAAGCCCGCCTACCGCATCCCGGACGATCCGTGCGCGTGCGTGGCCCCGGGCGGCAAGCCGGCCCGGACCGTCCCGATCGCCCGCATGAACACGCGCTCGCTCATCCTGTCGCCGGAGGCGGGAGACACGTTGCGGAGGACCCGGGCGGTCGAGATCAT